tcattttcccttttcaattatcaaaataatgaattaaaatgtaTTCCTAAATGTTTAGtgatcaaatattttattcatttgccCTGAAACTTGCTTAAGATCCTCGACAATTGATtcagttttaatatataaagaagagagagaaaaaaaatcgaATTAACCATGAAAGAGTAATAATACCATgacatacttttacattcatttgatacataatataaggataaaatagtcTAAAAAGTAGAAAGTTTTGtagattttcaagaaaaaaaaaagaaaaaagtaagtaaagataatatcaaatgaatgtaaaaaatttaagtttgtcaaaagaatatttttcacaattaaattaagaattacATGGTTCAATTGATACATCTTCCGAGAAAATCAAGGTGAGGAAACTGCTCCCTGCACCCCAttaatttcttcctgcacccaaTCGTTGGACATGTAGCGAGTCTAAAGCCCAGATTATCTATTGATCTACTACTTGATAAATTGGGTTGGGttgaaatatttcttattttattaaaaaaataaatactttttagttttttttataaatttgcaCATTATTTCCgacaattatttttctctgattatcaattaaaaaaattgttttctgtTTATCGTTTGTTGATATTCGTTAAGGGAAGACTTGTTCGTTAAACAACTCGTCAGTGATTAAGTAAAGCTGATATTctgtattttattttgcatttttttctcCCAATAAATTTTGATACTTTGTTTTTTATCCTCAATAAATCCTTTCTCATTTTAGTCTCTCAAAAAGTATTGCTATTTTCGTCCGTATTATATATTGAcgttttttaaatgataaattaagaGATCTTctaaattgtttaatttgaaaaaaaataataatcaatatgaTGCAAAGAATGATGTTTCCTTTCATTTAAAGTTGTtgccatttttttcttttcatacgTCCTACTTGTTGGtgaaactaaaaggaaaaagtccaaaaagaaattatatcttttaattttcatctttttggatttaacctttaaaaaaagGAAGCTAAAAGAAATAGGAAAtacaaattctaattaaaataaaatggtatTTGATTCTATCacattgaataatttttttctttaaaaaatactcaTGTCCTCATACTGAACCTCTTACATACTTCATTAATGAATAACTCCCCCTTAAAAGAGgtcaataaacaataaaaactaaaacagaataaagttttgatggcagacaaaaataagaaaaaaaaaattgagaatcaGTGTAAAGCCATTGACAccaaaagaggaaaaaaaagcaTCGTATCTGTCCTACTTAACGAAGTATCacttaacaaatataaataaactaaatagacaaaactaaaaatattttttattaaaagtaagaagaaaaaaacagttCGAGCAAATAATATGtgaagtaataaaataaaattaggataTAATTGAGTAATTATGGTGATTAGATAGCGGTGAGAGGGATTTAATATTGTATCTAAGATCACATCATGGATTCTAATATTCTTGTGAGAACTTAACCAAAAGCAGTAATGGTGGTTAGTTCGGTTTCAATAGTTTTGGaccaaacaagaaaaaaaaaatgtgtagttttatcttttatttttattttttaagagtttGTATTATTGACTTTTTGTACTTTGAAATTACCTTGAATGGTTAAATGCAGTGAGCGGACATTAATTTCCATGACGCCTCTGTCGGTGTTACAATGCATTAGGGAGCCCAACCTTCCACCAAACCTCACCGTGCTTTCACGTTTCACTTATTGCTATCAACCCACGATACCTTTTTTCTATAGTAATAGCATACCATAATTAACGCCATAAATAAAGCTTCTTCACAACAAATGGAGCTGTATTCTTTTTCCAAAAACAATCACACATGTTTGAAAGTGTTACATTTTCTAAAGATTATAAAACTAACTCTTTCAAACGGCATTCTTCACAATAGCACACAAACACGATAGTGCAAACTAACTTGTAGGTGTATTTTCATCAGAGAAAATTTTAACTAtcttcaaacaaaaacaatcgGAAAATTACAGCTGCTTCAGTGTTTTTGCTCGCAATGGACGTTACAAACAGACGAAAGggcatttttctaaaatatgcCCAAGAAATTACAAGAAGCATTTGCTTCAAATCAGAAATAACTTAGTGACCAAAGGAACTGAAACAAaagtgtaaaaagaaaaaaaaaatagtacagGTGGAAATCCACTATTGAATTGGTGTGACTGCCTCTGCTCCATCTTTGCgttgattaagaaaaaaaaaaaaagaatcatcaTAAATCTCAAATTTACACAATCATACTAAATTTATTGTCCATCAGGAAGCACGGTAGAAACCCAATCAGAACATGCCATTTGAATATCAGATTCAATAAGAGGAGAAAGAAACTGCGGAGTCACTGCAACCTGTTCATGCAGATCACAATGCAATAGTCAGTCAAAAGGAGGGGAAATCGGTCGCCCCCGAAGATACCAGCATAGTGGCATGCACCGATAAGGGAAATGAGTAcactaaataaaagaaactaatgtTAATTGAAAATGCAATAATTCATTGCTCCAACTTACATATCCATTTTCAAGTGCTCTGTAATCAAGATCTTCGTCTCCTTCTTCCTGCTCCTTGTCCAAAAACTGAAGATACAACATGAGTATAGCTAAGTTCTCTTCtacgaaaaattaaaaaatattcaattggaataatatccataaatataaacaaatgcaAGGGAAATTAGAAACCCGAATTATGTCACCAAACTGCAGGGTGTGACTAGAAATATGAAGGGATGAACCCGTGATTAAAATAAACCTATTAAAACTACACGCGACACGAAAACGTTACTTTATGATAATCTCCTCCACATATTGCTATcttaaaaatcataatcatGTCATGACACAGACGTATTAGCGGGTGAAAGAAAAAACTGTAATAAAAGAGTTGTTTTTTCCTCGTATTTACCTCTAGTCTGAAGTACTTCTTCACCCTGTTGGGATCAGATTTTCCTGCAGCTCCAGTTGATTCAACAATCTCCAAATTCTTTTTTTGCGTGGCCAATCGACGAGCTGCACCCTGAGGTTGATAAAAGAGCAAGATTGGAGAACCATCGCCATTTGAATAGAAGCATTAAAATTACTTTGAACTACCGATAACGTAAAGGCATGATATGATAAGTACGTAGGACACCTACAGCTGCTGAGGCATCTCGACCAAGCTGTGCAAACTGAAGACCAAGGCCACCTTGATTGGCCATGAAATGACCGGGTGGATAGCGGCTGCTGGAAACCGCTAGCCAGTTCAGAGTGGATTTCCGCATACTTTGCTTGGTCAATTTGAAgccctatcaaaagaatgattaaATTACATCCAtgtaaacaaaaagaaagatataACTATGTAACATTTCAAATCATTAGAATCTAATCAGCCAGGGATATTATCAAGCACACTAAACTTTGCACAACATAAGGCCAAAGAGCCCGCATTTGCATAACGGAGCAAAACATTCAGAAAAATTGAccaatacataataaaatttgcTTACCTTGTTACTCAAAGGAGATGTTGGAATTTCAATATTCAAAAAACAGCTTTTGGGAAAAGTTCCCTTTTCAACATCCTTGATGGCCGCATTTACTAATGGTAAACAGACTGATACAGCATCCTTGAAATCGTCTTCTTGGCTTTCGTCCTTCTTCCTACAACCAGACACAATATCAATTCATAATGCCCAGCACAAAAGCACCAAATGTACAGAATCATGAAATTACCAATTTAACGATATGGATAACGCCGGTACACCCCACAACAACGCCTCCCTGGCTCCAGCAACAACCCCTGAGTATAACCTGGGAATTTTATAGCACGAGATAAACACGGGTTGAAACATAAAGACTTTAAAGTTCCTAGATCGTGTACAGACTTAGATCTACATGTTCATCTCAAACCATCAAACAACAACTTACATGTGATGACCACAGTTCGATCCCCGGTTAATCCCACTGACAACCTGAAAATTCAAACCACATTATCATCGACAAATCCTCAGTCCTTCATTATGAGAACTATGAATGACACACACAATTGATAATCACTAACCAGCGTAGGCTTTGACCACGAAAACAAAGCTCCTGATAACGCCAGCGAAACACAATCCACGGGAGTTcctaaattatataaacaattaaattctaTTAACCGTATAACTGCATCGATATtgttattataactattatcaTCAACTATATACCAGAAATCTCAAAGGCGGTGGCGCCACAAACTTTGGCAGAAGCGGCTTCAACGGTTTCTCGGAGGGTTACGGAGTGCCCCGAAGCCGATTTGTCCCTACGCAACGGTTTGACAAACTACCAAATTACAAAGAGAGAACTAAAAAGCGTTGTAGAAAACTGCATTGAATTACGTTACAGACTCACGATTGAGGAACGCAGACGTGGACATTGTAGAGGCCTTGTTGAACGAGAGCCTGAACGAGGTGCGTGAGGCCAGGCGAATCGACGCCATCGCTGTTGGTGACCAAGACAATAGGCTTGGACTCGTCGAATTCAACGGGCTCCAAGGCCTCCAGGGATTGTTCCTGCTCCGCATTGGCGTTGGAATTGGATTCGCCTTTGCGGCTGAGAAGCACTTCTTGGAGATTGGAAACAAGCCCCGGTGGCATCATCTTGCAACGACGTCGTTGCGAACGGTCGCAGAGAAAAAgaagattgaaaaagaaaaaccctaacaagaagaagaagaataaaaaagaaaagagaaggagaaaaaggcgGAGCAACAAAGCgctgaaaatgaagaaagaaaagtgcGTGAAATTGGATTGATAAGTGATGAATGATATTAGACCGCTTCTAACGCCCTTTTTAAAATAACAGCTccttaaaatttcaattttaatttcaattattgatGTGGAGAGATCTGATTAGTTATTTatgtctcttcttttttttgtttcttcccTGGATAAATTCAAAATGGAATAATTACATtcacaaaaaatcaatttcatgaCGTCAATCTTCTACTTTAATAATGTAAActtgtttgaaaattaaatatattcagAATCAAGAATTATAGTGaatatttcttgtgtttttttttatttgattaatgaaTCTATTAAAGTTAAGAAAAGCTTGTTCTATTTTTAAGGATAAAGTATCTGGACaacattttcttaataatatttaaacaattgaTTATGTATCAATATGTCATTGATCCTAAATTAGtccataataatatttatgattattattattgattatgaactAATTTAGAATCAATCACATATTGATACGTAATCAATGTTGAAAtgttatagaaaaaaatgtcgctaaatatcattatccgttttttaattgcttttttattgaaaaaacgCGTTTGTAACTTTTGATTGAACTTATGAAATTAATTTGGGAAAGTCCACAATTACAAGCTACTGCCCTGGGTAACAGACTTTACAAGCTTTCAATGCGTTACACTTTTTCTTTGGAATGATCCCAAATGGCTCATGCCACTTCAAAGTTTTGAATGGTGGGGCGATCAGACAAAAAgatgagattttaaaattatatcaaaataatatagaacTGTATAAGTTTTACATTCACttgagtttgagaagagaaacaacttgtataaaaatttagttatgagttttttcattattcatgaaaattaatttgactGTAGACGTGTTATGATGCATATAAATGAGTAGTTCTGTTGATTAGGAAGAAAGATTAAAGAAACTGTTTTGTGATAAGAAGTAATCCTGTAACCTTTTATTTCAGAAAAGAAATGGCCAAGCTTATAGACTTGGCCTTACAACTGCTTTGCTAAAAAAATACCAACACACATATGCACTCATAACTTTATTCCTAAAATATAGGTAACAAATATCAAGAAAGCTAAAACATAAACGTATGATGtagttcaattttataaattttgtagtagttttttttattaaagttcaTCTAATTATGTCGAAAAGTGagtaatcatattttaattttaagttaattgGTTTTAAAGTTGATCTTTTTTGGATTTGTTTTGTCCAATCATAAAACTCCTTTATTgtgtattttatgtttttataaaacaaacaatACTTAATAACGTAAGCATTTTCACGAGTGAGTTTCTTTTCGAAAGGTACAACAACTCGACACTAAAAGCTTCTTCGAGAATACACTGAGTGGAGTATACGGATAAAAATTGTGACCCTTTGGACAAGTCCTTAGAGCGAGCTTCAGTCATTTttctctataattttttatctaccTTCTTATCACTTGATGAGGCTTCTTGTCTCGTATGTTGTCAAAAGTCTCGCATTTCTTTCACCTACATGAACTGAGTGACTCTTTATCTCAACTAGTCCATGTCCTCTACTAGCTGCATACAAAGACTATCAGCAAAGAATCCAAGTCGTAAGGCCAAAAGAgactaagaagaagaaaatgaggcTAGAATGTTGAGGTGGATTGAAACAACACAGAGGAGATCGAAGGTAGTCATGCAGTTGAGGCTTATCAAAGTCAAGAGCTTGAGGCCAACGGTGGCAGTGTAGTTGAGGCTAAACAAAGCCAAGTTAGGGCGAGAGATGGTCGTGCAATTAAGGTTGAACAAAGCCAAGAAGTTAGGAATGACTAGGTGATTGTCTTTTTTCACTATATTGCTCATTTGGTTTCTTATGGTCACCTTAGGGTTATAACGTTGATCACTCGGTCCCACAATAGGCTTTAAAATGTTCTGGGAGGTCCTAAGTCAAGCTTGTATTTGGTCTCCAACGTCGAGTATTGTTGATTTTTGACGTGTTTTTCCTTACCCTTCGAG
This DNA window, taken from Vigna radiata var. radiata cultivar VC1973A chromosome 5, Vradiata_ver6, whole genome shotgun sequence, encodes the following:
- the LOC106760927 gene encoding uncharacterized protein LOC106760927 isoform X1, which gives rise to MMPPGLVSNLQEVLLSRKGESNSNANAEQEQSLEALEPVEFDESKPIVLVTNSDGVDSPGLTHLVQALVQQGLYNVHVCVPQSDKSASGHSVTLRETVEAASAKVCGATAFEISGTPVDCVSLALSGALFSWSKPTLVVSGINRGSNCGHHMLYSGVVAGAREALLWGVPALSISLNWKKDESQEDDFKDAVSVCLPLVNAAIKDVEKGTFPKSCFLNIEIPTSPLSNKGFKLTKQSMRKSTLNWLAVSSSRYPPGHFMANQGGLGLQFAQLGRDASAAGAARRLATQKKNLEIVESTGAAGKSDPNRVKKYFRLEFLDKEQEEGDEDLDYRALENGYVAVTPQFLSPLIESDIQMACSDWVSTVLPDGQ
- the LOC106760927 gene encoding uncharacterized protein LOC106760927 isoform X2, which gives rise to MMPPGLVSNLQEVLLSRKGESNSNANAEQEQSLEALEPVEFDESKPIVLVTNSDGVDSPGLTHLVQALVQQGLYNVHVCVPQSDKSASGHSVTLRETVEAASAKVCGATAFEISGTPVDCVSLALSGALFSWSKPTLVVSGINRGSNCGHHMLYSGVVAGAREALLWGVPALSISLNWKKDESQEDDFKDAVSVCLPLVNAAIKDVEKGTFPKSCFLNIEIPTSPLSNKGFKLTKQSMRKSTLNWLAVSSSRYPPGHFMANQGGLGLQFAQLGRDASAAGAARRLATQKKNLEIVESTGAAGKSDPNRVKKYFRLEKRT